In one window of Helianthus annuus cultivar XRQ/B chromosome 17, HanXRQr2.0-SUNRISE, whole genome shotgun sequence DNA:
- the LOC110924617 gene encoding uncharacterized protein LOC110924617 yields MADTNEDEATQQEQLKTMISEENGTTMQANIPHLAQEVESHVLEVVETMMASKIDELKGMIGEMQGNKGTCKCTYKEFMACNPLPFKGEIDPIACQRWIASTEAVFVRSLCEKEDQVMFATGLLQLQAKDWWDAYSKEIGEDKVQVLTWQEFKEPFLKYHYPQSAINRIQEDFLHLHQKDATIDEITNTFLDKLKFCKEIAGTERMKINRYHGMLKAEYREFIIPAKCETLNELINLARDREIELRRQAERGGKRVSENVPSSSPSKKQKFQDQAKKDKAKGSIPKCKTCGKLHTGEFLKGKKGCYNCGQEGHPYYRCPNATRTCYNCFQPGHIKAECPKLQQKTDKEARKEEAPRTKGRMFQISTEEAKDHPNVVSGIFLLNLMPTYVLFDTGASRSFVSSELVSHPSFRIERMHMPLEVEIADSKSYLLREVCRNCEIIVEDEKFTIDLIPMVLGEFKVVIGMD; encoded by the coding sequence ATGGCGGATACGAATGAGGATGAAGCGACACAACAAGAACAACTGAAAACTATGATTTCGGAAGAGAATGGAACGACAATGCAGGCAAATATTCCTCATTTAGCCCAAGAAGTGGAAAGTCATGTGTTGGAAGTGGTGGAAACAATGATGGCGAGTAAGATAGACGAGCTGAAGGGGATGATTGGAGAAATGCAAGGAAATAAAGGAACTTGCAAATGCACATACAAAGAATTTATGGCGTGCAACCCATTACCTTTCAAAGGAGAAATTGATCCTATAGCATGTCAAAGGTGGATTGCAAGCACTGAGGCGGTGTTCGTAAGGAGTCTTTGTGAAaaggaggatcaagtgatgtttgCCACCGGTTTGTTACAACTCCAAGCTAAAGACTGGTGGGATGCTTATAGTAAAGAGATTGGAGAAGACAAAGTTCAAGTCTTGACGTGGCAAGAGTTCAAGGAACCTTTTCTAAAGTACCACTATCCGCAATCTGCCATTAACAGGATCCAAGAAGATTTCTTACATCTTCATCAGAAAGATGCAACCATTGATGAAATCACCAACACTTTTCTTGACAAGCTGAAATTCTGTAAAGAAATAGCGGGAACGGAAAGAATGAAGATAAACCGCTATCATGGTATGTTGAAGGCTGAATATCGGGAGTTTATAATTCCCGCTAAATGTGAAACCTTGAATGAGCTCATTAACTTGGCCCGAGATAGGGAGATTGAACTAAGAAGACAGGCAGAAAGAGGTGGGAAGAGAGTGTCTGAGAATGTTCCCAGCTCGAGCCCGTCAAAGAAACAGAAATTTCAAGATCAGGCAAAGAAGGATAAGGCGAAGGGTAGCATTCCGAAATGCAAAACTTGTGGAAAGTTACACACGGGGGAGTTCTTGAAAGGGAAGAAGGGTTGTTATAATTGTGGTCAAGAGGGACATCCATACTATAGATGTCCTAATGCTACCAGAACGTGCTATAACTGTTTCCAACCGGGTCATATTAAGGCTGAATGTCCCAAGCTTCAACAGAAAACCGATAAGGAAGCAAGAAAGGAGGAAGCCCCAAGAACTAAGGGGAGGATGTTTCAGATCTCGACTGAAGAAGCAAAGGACCACCCGAATGTTGTGTCAGGTATATTCTTATTGAACTTGATGCCTACGtacgtgttatttgatactggagccagTAGATCGTTTGTATCAAGTGAGTTAGTGTCACACCCCTCTTTTAGAATTGAAAGAATGCACATGCCATTAGAAGTAGAGATAGCGGATAGTAAGAGTTATTTGTTGCGCGAAGTTTGTAGAAATTGTGAAATTATCGTTGAAGACGAGAAGTTTACCATTGACCTTATTCCCATGGTATTGGGGGAATTCAAGGTTGTAATTGGCATGGATTAG